The Streptomyces sp. NBC_01689 genome includes a window with the following:
- a CDS encoding rod shape-determining protein, with amino-acid sequence MTASLEQLRRCHFAVDLGAARTRVYVKGAGLVVDQPSVAAINTKNGALIAVGEFAEKMTGRTPDYIRVMRPVSGGTVVDIEMAQRMLRQLLGDKVRRTLRRKPRLRAAACTPHDADPLAQRATIETLVGLGARRVELVDTLIAAAVGCGLPVERPEATMIMVCGAAATQVAVLSLGSIVTAERIPVGGEAVDRAIVQHLRHQHELMLPSQSVRPLQLALSGNGLTPHGPTSTEIHGRDVATGLARSVQVDTAAVRDAIQTPLTAVLDGIGKVLRACPPDLVADLADRGIMMVGGSALLPGLDQMLRHATGMPVHIAERPDVCAVQGLGYMLEGKIEPLTLEPIPG; translated from the coding sequence ATGACCGCCAGTCTGGAGCAGCTGCGCCGCTGCCACTTCGCCGTCGACCTGGGCGCGGCGAGGACACGTGTGTACGTGAAGGGCGCGGGACTGGTCGTCGACCAGCCGAGCGTCGCCGCGATCAACACCAAGAACGGCGCGCTGATCGCGGTCGGCGAGTTCGCGGAGAAGATGACGGGCCGCACCCCCGACTACATCCGGGTGATGCGGCCGGTCTCCGGCGGCACGGTGGTCGACATCGAGATGGCCCAGCGCATGCTGCGCCAGCTGCTCGGCGACAAGGTGCGCCGCACCCTGCGCCGCAAGCCGAGGCTGCGCGCCGCCGCCTGCACCCCGCACGACGCGGACCCGCTCGCGCAGCGCGCGACGATCGAGACGCTCGTCGGTCTCGGCGCGCGGCGGGTGGAGCTGGTCGACACCCTGATCGCCGCGGCGGTGGGCTGCGGGCTGCCGGTCGAGCGGCCGGAGGCCACCATGATCATGGTGTGCGGTGCCGCCGCCACCCAGGTCGCCGTGCTCTCCCTGGGCTCCATCGTCACCGCCGAACGCATCCCGGTCGGCGGCGAGGCCGTGGACCGCGCGATCGTGCAGCACCTGCGCCACCAGCACGAGCTGATGCTTCCGTCGCAGTCCGTACGGCCCCTGCAGCTCGCCCTGTCCGGCAACGGGCTCACCCCGCACGGCCCGACGTCCACGGAGATCCACGGGCGGGACGTGGCGACCGGCCTCGCGCGTTCGGTGCAGGTCGACACCGCCGCCGTGCGTGACGCCATCCAGACCCCGCTGACCGCCGTGCTCGACGGGATCGGGAAGGTGCTGCGGGCCTGCCCGCCGGATCTGGTGGCCGACCTCGCCGACCGCGGGATCATGATGGTCGGCGGAAGCGCGCTGCTCCCGGGCCTCGACCAGATGCTGCGGCACGCGACGGGCATGCCGGTGCACATCGCCGAGCGGCCGGACGTGTGCGCGGTGCAGGGCCTCGGCTACATGCTGGAGGGCAAGATCGAGCCGCTGACGCTGGAGCCGATCCCGGGCTGA
- a CDS encoding YtxH domain-containing protein: MRYRLTFVAGLAVGYVLGTRAGRERYEQLKKSARRVAQNPAVRNTAETAAQQGRQAAGKAYHAVSEKMGDHVPDSVGRRVRSLRERNTNGSGEDDWGTTNT; this comes from the coding sequence ATGCGCTACCGGCTCACATTCGTCGCCGGACTGGCCGTGGGTTACGTGCTGGGCACACGCGCCGGGCGCGAGCGCTACGAGCAGCTGAAGAAGTCCGCGCGGCGGGTCGCGCAGAACCCCGCGGTGCGCAACACCGCCGAGACCGCCGCCCAGCAGGGCCGCCAGGCCGCGGGCAAGGCGTACCACGCGGTGAGCGAGAAGATGGGCGACCACGTGCCCGACTCGGTGGGCCGGCGGGTCCGCTCGCTGCGCGAACGGAACACCAACGGCTCCGGCGAGGACGACTGGGGCACCACCAACACCTGA
- a CDS encoding FGGY family carbohydrate kinase: protein MGIVAGLDSSPDFTRIVVCDTDTGAVLRQGYAPHPVESTEGGGRPSDVDPQAWLLSLGEAAGGGLLEGVQAIGVSAQQNGLVPLDAQGNTVRPALVGGDKRAQVAAADLVDALGGREAWAQAVGCVPQAAQPVTKLRWLNRTEPDAAQRTAVLLQAHDWLVWQLLGRPLRRTTDRGGASGTGYWSAATGAYRPDLVELALGHQATLPEVLGPSEAAGTTPEGLLISAGTGETMAAAFGLGIGLGDAVVSLGASGSVMAVHTEALADPSGMITSLADATGLHLPVVTTLNAVRTLRGAAELLGLPDLESLSELAMKSTPGSHGLVLLPYLEGERIPNLPHTAGTLAGLRRESMRPEHLARASFEGMLCGLADALDVLRGRGVDVRRVFLLGAAAELPAVQAAAPALFGAQVVVPQPADYAALGAARQAAWALGVSQGTLDPRLPPVWQGAVAQVLEPGEELAVGQAVRQQYVSVREQTHPGAFRA, encoded by the coding sequence ATGGGGATAGTCGCCGGGTTGGACAGTTCACCCGATTTCACTCGGATCGTCGTCTGCGACACGGACACGGGTGCCGTGCTCAGGCAGGGGTATGCGCCGCACCCGGTGGAGAGCACCGAGGGCGGCGGCCGCCCCTCCGACGTCGACCCGCAGGCGTGGCTGCTGTCCCTGGGCGAGGCCGCCGGCGGCGGTCTGCTCGAAGGGGTGCAGGCCATCGGCGTGTCGGCCCAGCAGAACGGGCTCGTCCCGCTCGACGCGCAGGGCAACACGGTGCGCCCCGCCCTCGTCGGCGGCGACAAGCGGGCCCAGGTCGCCGCCGCCGACCTGGTGGACGCGCTCGGCGGGCGCGAGGCGTGGGCCCAGGCCGTGGGCTGCGTCCCGCAGGCCGCGCAGCCCGTGACCAAGCTGCGCTGGCTGAACCGCACCGAACCCGACGCGGCCCAGCGCACCGCCGTACTGCTCCAGGCGCACGACTGGCTGGTGTGGCAGCTGCTCGGCCGCCCGCTGCGCCGGACCACCGACCGGGGCGGCGCCTCCGGCACCGGCTACTGGTCGGCGGCGACCGGCGCCTACCGGCCGGATCTCGTCGAACTCGCGCTGGGCCACCAGGCCACGCTGCCCGAGGTGCTCGGCCCGTCCGAGGCCGCGGGCACCACCCCCGAGGGGCTGCTGATCTCGGCGGGCACCGGGGAGACGATGGCGGCGGCCTTCGGACTGGGCATCGGGCTCGGGGACGCGGTCGTCTCCCTCGGCGCCTCCGGTTCCGTGATGGCCGTGCACACCGAGGCGCTCGCCGACCCCTCCGGCATGATCACCTCACTGGCGGACGCGACCGGGCTCCATCTGCCGGTGGTGACGACCCTGAACGCCGTACGGACCCTGCGCGGCGCCGCCGAACTGCTCGGCCTGCCCGACCTGGAGAGCCTGTCCGAGCTGGCGATGAAGTCCACGCCGGGCTCGCACGGGCTGGTCCTGCTCCCCTATCTGGAGGGCGAGCGCATCCCGAACCTGCCGCACACCGCGGGCACGCTCGCCGGTCTGCGACGCGAGTCGATGCGGCCCGAGCACCTGGCGCGGGCCTCGTTCGAGGGCATGCTGTGCGGTCTCGCGGACGCCCTCGACGTACTGCGCGGGCGGGGCGTGGACGTCCGGCGGGTCTTCCTGCTCGGGGCCGCCGCCGAGCTGCCGGCCGTGCAGGCCGCGGCGCCCGCGCTGTTCGGCGCGCAGGTCGTCGTACCGCAGCCCGCGGACTACGCGGCGCTCGGCGCGGCCCGCCAGGCGGCCTGGGCGCTGGGCGTGTCGCAGGGCACCCTCGACCCCCGGCTGCCACCCGTCTGGCAGGGTGCGGTCGCCCAGGTTCTGGAGCCCGGTGAGGAACTGGCGGTGGGCCAGGCCGTACGCCAGCAGTACGTCTCCGTGCGGGAGCAGACGCACCCCGGGGCGTTCCGCGCGTAG
- a CDS encoding toxin-antitoxin system, toxin component family protein — translation MTRSAASDATGRTAGRADGVRKRVAALFSRRADSEMRALAVELSRTLRGRLDTPVDVRELAGALCEEMSRRRDGRPVQLRFERFPDEIEVTGLWMEFQDFDLVIVEERAEKVQQLVILGHELWHMAAGRAHSRHHFAGAAAARALSGDPRWQEIALTVAARDGSHEADEAEAEIFGLHLASVFRPWVTGSRPRGPADPVGRAIQTSLGYRGPHD, via the coding sequence GTGACGCGGAGCGCGGCGAGCGATGCGACGGGCAGGACGGCCGGACGGGCCGACGGTGTCCGCAAGCGCGTCGCGGCACTGTTCTCCCGCAGGGCCGACTCCGAGATGCGCGCCCTCGCGGTCGAGCTCTCCCGGACCCTGCGCGGGCGGCTCGACACGCCCGTCGACGTCCGGGAACTGGCCGGCGCGCTCTGTGAGGAGATGAGCCGGCGCCGCGACGGGCGGCCCGTCCAGCTCCGCTTCGAACGCTTCCCCGACGAGATCGAAGTCACCGGTCTATGGATGGAGTTCCAGGACTTCGACCTCGTCATCGTCGAGGAGCGGGCCGAGAAGGTCCAGCAACTCGTCATTCTCGGACACGAGTTGTGGCACATGGCGGCCGGCCGCGCGCACTCCCGCCACCACTTCGCCGGCGCGGCCGCCGCCCGGGCCCTGTCGGGCGACCCCCGCTGGCAGGAGATCGCGCTCACCGTCGCCGCCCGCGACGGCTCGCACGAGGCGGACGAGGCCGAGGCAGAGATCTTCGGCCTCCATCTGGCGAGCGTCTTCCGCCCCTGGGTGACCGGCTCCCGCCCGAGGGGCCCCGCCGACCCGGTCGGGCGCGCCATCCAGACCTCGCTGGGCTACCGCGGCCCCCACGACTGA
- a CDS encoding IclR family transcriptional regulator, whose product MGRLVPAVTRALDILELFLDGDGTLSAPDIVRRLQLPRTTVHELVTTLAARSYIVQIPGQPGRYRLGVRPYQLGSRYAEQLDLAAEGQQVARSVAETCDETVHVAILEGTDVIYIAKVDSTHAVRMVSAAGRRLPAHCTSVGKMLLASLPGPELASRIPDDADLVAMTPNSITEPGALREALAEIRRRGVAVESRESNPDVSCVAAPVRDRTGQVVAALSISVPMIRWSDERRVELEQLAAKGAAELSERLGHRSVMG is encoded by the coding sequence GTGGGACGCCTCGTACCTGCCGTGACCCGGGCTCTCGACATCCTCGAGCTCTTCCTCGACGGGGACGGCACGCTCTCCGCCCCCGACATCGTGCGCAGGCTGCAGCTGCCGCGGACGACCGTGCACGAGCTGGTCACCACGCTCGCCGCCCGCTCGTACATCGTGCAGATACCGGGCCAGCCCGGACGGTACCGCCTCGGTGTCCGGCCGTACCAGCTCGGCAGCCGCTACGCCGAGCAGCTGGACCTCGCCGCGGAGGGCCAGCAGGTCGCCCGTTCCGTCGCCGAGACCTGCGACGAGACGGTCCACGTCGCGATCCTGGAGGGCACGGACGTCATCTACATCGCGAAGGTCGACTCCACGCACGCCGTGCGCATGGTGTCGGCGGCGGGCCGCCGGCTGCCCGCCCACTGCACCTCCGTGGGCAAGATGCTGCTCGCCTCGCTGCCGGGTCCGGAGCTGGCCTCCCGCATCCCCGACGACGCGGACCTGGTCGCGATGACACCGAACAGCATCACCGAACCGGGCGCTCTGCGCGAGGCCCTGGCGGAGATCCGCCGCCGCGGTGTCGCCGTGGAGAGCCGTGAGTCGAACCCGGACGTCAGCTGTGTCGCCGCCCCGGTGCGCGACCGCACGGGACAGGTCGTCGCCGCGCTCTCCATCTCCGTACCGATGATCCGCTGGAGCGACGAGCGCCGCGTCGAGCTGGAGCAGCTCGCCGCCAAGGGCGCCGCCGAACTCTCCGAGCGGCTCGGTCACCGGAGCGTGATGGGATGA
- a CDS encoding carboxyl transferase domain-containing protein produces the protein MTDRLPAREAIALVTDDFTELRVPIRHFEPDGPLSWRGYDTARSGAAARTGEDESVVCGSALVGGIQVTLIAFEFGFLGGSLGERTGDRLEAAYTHAREHRLPVVSLVATGGSRMQEGMLALTQLQRVARQSALTREAGLPQIAVVRDPTTGGGWATLGAGADVTLALPGAQVGFAGSRVRPPGADPAAYTAEAQVAAGAVDAVVPEGELRETLALWLALLGSPSAQAAPVPAALGAPGPPATGWDAVERARAPERPRAGAYLDAYFSRRAAISGDRCGGTDAGLLCGFGSGPGGRTVAYAAQCGTATRPAGYRTAARLIRLAGGLGIPVLTLVDTPGAANDARAEREGAGSAIADLFAAVATARTPVTTLVIGEGGSGGALALAAPGNTWATPDSYFSVIAPELAAAILKRPESEVRATADQLRIRPQDLLDLGVVRGIADPPGT, from the coding sequence ATGACTGACCGCCTCCCGGCCCGTGAGGCCATCGCCCTCGTCACCGACGACTTCACCGAACTCCGGGTCCCGATAAGGCATTTCGAACCGGACGGCCCACTGTCCTGGCGGGGCTACGACACGGCACGCTCCGGTGCGGCCGCCCGCACCGGCGAGGACGAGTCCGTCGTCTGCGGCAGCGCGCTCGTCGGCGGCATCCAAGTCACGCTGATCGCCTTCGAGTTCGGATTCCTCGGCGGCTCGCTCGGCGAACGCACCGGCGACCGTCTGGAAGCCGCGTACACCCACGCCCGGGAGCACCGGCTGCCGGTCGTCTCGCTGGTCGCGACGGGCGGCAGCCGCATGCAGGAGGGCATGCTCGCGCTCACCCAGCTCCAGCGGGTGGCACGGCAGTCGGCGCTGACCCGGGAGGCCGGGCTGCCGCAGATCGCGGTGGTACGGGACCCGACGACGGGGGGTGGCTGGGCCACGCTGGGCGCGGGCGCCGACGTGACTCTGGCACTGCCCGGCGCCCAGGTGGGCTTCGCCGGCTCCCGGGTCCGCCCGCCCGGCGCGGACCCGGCCGCGTACACGGCCGAGGCCCAGGTCGCGGCGGGCGCGGTGGACGCCGTCGTACCGGAGGGGGAGCTGCGGGAGACGCTGGCCCTGTGGCTCGCCCTGCTCGGCAGCCCCTCCGCGCAGGCCGCGCCGGTGCCGGCCGCCCTCGGCGCGCCCGGTCCGCCCGCCACCGGCTGGGACGCCGTCGAACGCGCCCGCGCTCCCGAACGCCCGCGTGCCGGGGCCTACCTGGACGCGTATTTCAGCCGCCGCGCCGCGATCAGCGGCGACCGCTGCGGCGGCACCGACGCCGGGCTGCTGTGCGGGTTCGGATCCGGGCCCGGGGGCCGGACGGTCGCGTACGCGGCTCAGTGCGGCACCGCGACCCGGCCCGCGGGGTACCGCACCGCGGCACGGCTGATCCGTCTCGCGGGCGGGCTCGGCATTCCGGTGCTGACGCTGGTGGACACCCCGGGCGCGGCCAACGACGCGCGGGCCGAGCGGGAGGGCGCGGGCTCCGCGATCGCGGACCTGTTCGCCGCGGTGGCCACCGCCCGCACCCCCGTCACCACGCTGGTGATCGGCGAGGGCGGCTCGGGCGGCGCCCTCGCACTGGCCGCGCCGGGCAACACCTGGGCCACCCCGGACAGTTACTTCTCCGTCATCGCCCCGGAACTCGCCGCCGCGATCCTCAAGCGTCCCGAGAGCGAGGTACGCGCGACCGCGGACCAGCTCCGCATCCGGCCCCAGGACCTCCTGGACCTGGGAGTCGTACGGGGCATCGCGGACCCGCCGGGGACGTGA
- a CDS encoding SDR family NAD(P)-dependent oxidoreductase, which produces MTQRRVVVSGGGTGIGLATAEAFAADGDRLVLLGRREDVLRKAADALNGRFGEATATWCAADLSDPEQVGAVRDFVTADETPVDVLVANAGGNVAASHDGTLASVADGYRRNFEANVLTAVLLTEALLPHIRRPGGRIVQLSSIASLRGPGSYGGSKGWINTYTYDLAQRVGGEGITVNAVAPGFVGDTEFFGDRATPEFVASRVAQSLTGQPGHPAEIAAAVRYVASPEAAYVTGQLLHINGGAALGR; this is translated from the coding sequence ATGACTCAGCGGCGCGTGGTGGTGTCCGGCGGCGGTACCGGGATCGGCCTGGCGACGGCGGAGGCGTTCGCCGCGGACGGGGACCGTCTGGTGCTCCTCGGCCGCCGCGAGGACGTACTGCGCAAGGCGGCCGACGCGTTGAACGGGCGGTTCGGGGAGGCGACGGCGACCTGGTGCGCGGCGGACCTCTCCGACCCCGAACAGGTCGGCGCGGTGCGGGACTTCGTCACGGCGGACGAGACCCCGGTGGACGTGCTGGTGGCCAACGCGGGCGGCAACGTGGCCGCCTCGCACGACGGCACCCTCGCCTCCGTCGCGGACGGGTACCGCCGCAACTTCGAGGCCAACGTACTGACCGCCGTGCTGCTCACCGAGGCCCTGCTCCCCCACATCCGCAGGCCCGGCGGCCGCATCGTGCAGCTCTCCTCCATCGCCTCGCTGCGCGGCCCGGGATCGTACGGCGGCTCCAAGGGCTGGATCAACACGTACACCTACGACCTCGCCCAGCGCGTCGGCGGCGAGGGCATCACCGTCAACGCGGTCGCCCCCGGCTTCGTCGGCGACACGGAGTTCTTCGGCGACCGCGCGACCCCGGAGTTCGTGGCCTCGCGGGTCGCGCAGTCCCTGACGGGGCAGCCGGGCCACCCGGCGGAGATCGCCGCGGCCGTCCGCTACGTGGCGTCCCCCGAGGCGGCGTACGTGACGGGACAGCTGTTGCACATCAACGGCGGGGCGGCGCTGGGCCGCTGA
- a CDS encoding ATP-grasp domain-containing protein — MESAVARTAARPRIALATYRPEEGTPSADQDLPVLREALEAAGARAAITHWDDPAVDWADFDLVVIRSTWDYSWRAGEFVAWAERVAKLTRLANPAAVVRWNTDKRYLGELAAAGVATVPTRYLAPGDPADLPDGHEYVVKPTSGAGARLAARYRPEEPEEEETARRHLARLHEKGLTAMVQPYLRGVDTSGERALQFFGGRFLHAARKGAVLEPGTAYDAEKTPHPRLEAWRPTPAELALAERALAAVPHGPDEDALLYARVDVVDGDDGRPCVMELELVEPNLFLRLHPESVPVVAEAIIRAAR, encoded by the coding sequence ATGGAGTCCGCCGTGGCCCGCACCGCCGCCCGCCCCCGCATCGCGCTCGCCACCTACCGGCCGGAGGAGGGCACGCCGAGCGCGGACCAGGACCTGCCCGTGCTGCGGGAGGCACTGGAGGCCGCCGGGGCGCGGGCCGCGATCACCCACTGGGACGACCCGGCGGTCGACTGGGCGGACTTCGACCTGGTCGTCATCCGCTCCACCTGGGACTACAGCTGGCGGGCCGGGGAGTTCGTGGCCTGGGCCGAGCGGGTCGCGAAGCTCACCCGGCTGGCGAATCCGGCGGCGGTCGTGCGGTGGAACACGGACAAGCGGTACCTGGGCGAACTGGCCGCGGCCGGGGTGGCGACCGTACCGACCCGGTACCTCGCGCCCGGCGACCCCGCCGACCTCCCGGACGGCCACGAGTACGTGGTGAAGCCCACGTCCGGCGCCGGCGCGCGGCTCGCCGCCCGGTACCGGCCCGAGGAACCCGAGGAGGAGGAGACCGCGCGGCGGCACCTGGCCCGTCTGCACGAGAAGGGGCTGACCGCGATGGTCCAGCCCTATCTGCGCGGAGTCGACACCTCCGGCGAGCGGGCGCTGCAGTTCTTCGGCGGACGCTTCCTGCACGCCGCCCGCAAGGGCGCCGTCCTGGAGCCCGGGACCGCGTACGACGCGGAGAAGACCCCGCACCCCCGGTTGGAGGCCTGGCGGCCGACCCCGGCCGAACTCGCCCTCGCCGAGCGCGCGCTGGCCGCCGTACCGCACGGACCGGACGAGGACGCGCTGCTCTACGCCCGGGTCGACGTGGTCGACGGCGACGACGGACGGCCGTGCGTCATGGAACTGGAACTGGTGGAACCCAACCTGTTCCTGCGGCTGCACCCGGAGTCGGTGCCCGTCGTCGCGGAGGCGATCATCCGGGCCGCCCGCTGA
- a CDS encoding acyl-CoA synthetase, which yields MSSLFPALVSGSTARRPALRFGDRSLTYAELAASAGALAARLEGRGRIAVWATPSLETAVGVVAALLARVPAVPLNPKSGPGELGHIVSDSTPSLVLAAAGDDLPSPVKELERIDVVTHSSGAVVPEPPAEPDDPAAPALVVYTSGTTGPPKGAVVPRRAIASTLDALADAWQWTGDDVLVHGLPLFHVHGLILGILGPLRRGGSVRHLGRFSAEGVTRELNAGATMLFGVPTMYHRLAEALEEDTELAAALGRARLLVSGSAALPVHDHERITAATGRPVVERYGMTETLMNTSVRVDGPARPGTVGVPLPGVGLRLVEEDGSTLASYDADGTPTGSYDTEGNPTGAYDGESVGEIQVRGPNLFTEYLNRPDATAAAFTADGWFRTGDMAVRDADGCVRIVGRKATDLIKSGGYKIGAGEIENALLEHPAVREAAVTGEPDDDLGERIVAWVVTVDAPARDLDGELADHVARRLAPHKRPRTVRFLSALPRNDMGKILKRALPDAPADSRTHTRPSDVTHD from the coding sequence GTGTCCTCCCTCTTCCCGGCCCTGGTCAGCGGTTCGACCGCACGACGGCCCGCCCTCCGCTTCGGCGACCGGTCCCTGACGTACGCCGAACTCGCCGCCTCGGCGGGCGCGCTGGCCGCGCGCCTCGAAGGACGGGGCCGGATCGCCGTATGGGCGACACCCTCCCTGGAGACGGCCGTCGGGGTGGTGGCCGCGCTCCTCGCCCGGGTGCCCGCCGTACCGCTCAACCCCAAGTCGGGCCCGGGCGAGCTGGGTCACATCGTCTCCGACAGCACACCGTCCCTGGTGCTCGCCGCGGCGGGGGACGACCTTCCCTCGCCCGTCAAGGAGTTGGAGCGCATCGACGTAGTGACGCACAGCTCCGGCGCGGTCGTGCCGGAGCCCCCGGCCGAACCGGACGACCCCGCCGCCCCCGCCCTCGTCGTCTACACCTCCGGCACCACGGGGCCGCCCAAGGGCGCCGTCGTGCCGCGCCGCGCGATCGCCTCGACCCTGGACGCGCTGGCCGACGCCTGGCAGTGGACCGGCGACGACGTGCTCGTGCACGGGCTGCCGCTCTTCCACGTGCACGGGCTGATCCTGGGCATCCTCGGCCCGTTGCGGCGCGGCGGGTCCGTGCGGCACCTGGGGCGGTTCAGCGCGGAGGGCGTGACGCGCGAGCTGAACGCGGGAGCCACCATGCTGTTCGGGGTGCCGACGATGTACCACCGGCTCGCCGAGGCGCTGGAGGAGGACACGGAACTGGCCGCGGCACTCGGCCGGGCACGCCTGCTGGTCTCCGGTTCCGCCGCGCTGCCGGTCCACGACCACGAGCGGATCACGGCGGCGACCGGTCGGCCGGTCGTCGAGCGGTACGGGATGACCGAGACCCTGATGAACACCAGTGTCCGGGTGGACGGCCCGGCCCGCCCCGGGACCGTCGGGGTCCCGCTACCGGGCGTCGGACTGCGGCTGGTCGAGGAGGACGGTTCGACGCTCGCCTCGTACGACGCGGACGGCACCCCGACCGGCTCGTACGACACCGAGGGCAACCCCACCGGCGCCTACGACGGTGAGAGCGTGGGCGAGATCCAGGTGCGCGGGCCGAACCTGTTCACCGAGTACCTGAACCGGCCCGACGCCACCGCCGCCGCGTTCACCGCGGACGGCTGGTTCCGCACCGGGGACATGGCCGTGCGCGACGCCGACGGCTGCGTACGCATCGTGGGCCGCAAGGCCACCGACCTGATCAAGAGCGGCGGTTACAAGATCGGCGCCGGGGAGATCGAGAACGCGCTGCTCGAACACCCCGCCGTGCGCGAGGCCGCCGTCACGGGAGAACCCGACGACGACCTGGGTGAGCGGATCGTGGCCTGGGTGGTGACCGTGGACGCCCCCGCCCGGGATCTCGACGGCGAACTCGCCGACCACGTGGCCCGCCGGCTCGCCCCGCACAAGCGCCCGCGCACCGTGCGGTTCCTCTCCGCCCTGCCCCGCAACGACATGGGCAAGATCCTGAAGCGGGCGCTCCCGGACGCCCCCGCGGACTCCCGGACGCACACCCGCCCGAGCGACGTCACGCATGACTGA
- a CDS encoding GAF domain-containing sensor histidine kinase: MTDPVPRLPAVLEAVLCVGSDLELRATLQHIVDAAAELTGARSAALEMADPGDAGPLEIRTPERPAPGQDRGPRERPHDTLGIPIHVDDAVFGTLHVAGRRGGPLTDEDEQLLRMLATQAGVAIGNARLYETARQRERWIEGAAAVITALLEGDDADALTTVAERARMLADAAAGLILQPTAEGGMTIVAAATRTSPDGPAAPGDPGDAGTSGALVGTTIEPGSPLLVQLLAGEPVFIDDSATDPRLTTHVRYRFGPNMMLPLRSGGRLIGTLALPRDRGARPYGAAERLLAAQFASQAALALVLADARHSRERLAVYEDRDRIARDLHDLVVQRLFATGMMLESTQRRSAGEADAEVREILGRAVDELQSTVQEVRTAIFALQQPPADAPTTLRGKVLRETAGVAAALGFQPSTRFTGAVEALVPEPVVGHLLVALRRALASAARRSGVSRVEVTVDVTKRLPDGRPGVRLTVSDDGESGRDGTGRDGSRRDGSGRDGSRPGGTEEDGTEGGAGTTAVWQSPL, encoded by the coding sequence ATGACCGACCCCGTCCCCCGTCTTCCGGCCGTCCTGGAAGCCGTCCTGTGCGTCGGGTCCGACCTGGAACTGCGGGCCACGCTGCAGCACATCGTGGACGCCGCCGCCGAGCTGACGGGGGCCCGGAGCGCGGCGCTGGAGATGGCCGACCCCGGCGACGCCGGACCGCTGGAGATCCGTACGCCGGAACGGCCGGCGCCCGGCCAGGACCGAGGCCCCCGTGAGCGGCCCCACGACACCCTGGGCATCCCGATCCACGTCGACGACGCGGTGTTCGGGACCCTGCACGTCGCCGGGAGACGCGGCGGTCCGCTGACGGACGAGGACGAGCAGCTGCTGAGGATGCTGGCGACCCAGGCCGGCGTCGCGATCGGCAACGCCCGGCTGTACGAGACGGCCCGGCAGCGCGAGCGGTGGATCGAGGGCGCGGCGGCCGTCATCACCGCGCTGCTCGAAGGCGACGACGCCGACGCGCTGACGACCGTCGCGGAACGGGCCCGGATGCTCGCCGACGCCGCCGCCGGCCTCATCCTGCAGCCCACGGCGGAGGGCGGCATGACGATCGTGGCCGCCGCCACCCGCACCTCCCCCGACGGACCCGCCGCGCCCGGTGACCCCGGCGACGCCGGAACCTCCGGCGCCCTCGTCGGCACCACGATCGAGCCGGGCAGTCCCCTGCTCGTGCAACTCCTGGCCGGGGAGCCGGTGTTCATCGACGACTCGGCGACCGACCCCCGGCTGACCACGCACGTGCGGTACCGGTTCGGGCCGAACATGATGCTGCCGCTGCGGTCGGGCGGCCGTCTCATCGGCACGCTCGCGCTGCCCCGGGACCGCGGCGCCCGCCCGTACGGCGCCGCGGAACGCCTGCTGGCCGCGCAGTTCGCCTCGCAGGCCGCGCTGGCGCTGGTCCTCGCGGACGCCCGGCACAGCCGGGAGCGGCTCGCGGTCTACGAGGACCGCGACCGGATCGCACGCGACCTGCACGACCTGGTCGTCCAGCGGCTCTTCGCCACCGGCATGATGCTGGAGTCGACGCAGCGGCGCAGCGCCGGAGAGGCCGACGCGGAGGTACGGGAGATCCTGGGCCGGGCCGTCGACGAACTGCAGTCCACCGTCCAGGAGGTGCGCACCGCGATCTTCGCCCTCCAGCAGCCGCCCGCTGACGCCCCCACCACCCTGCGCGGCAAGGTGCTGCGCGAGACGGCGGGCGTGGCGGCGGCCCTGGGTTTCCAGCCGTCCACCCGTTTCACCGGCGCGGTGGAGGCGCTGGTGCCGGAGCCGGTGGTCGGGCATCTGCTCGTGGCGCTCCGCCGCGCCCTCGCCTCGGCCGCGCGCCGGTCCGGGGTCTCCCGTGTGGAGGTCACGGTGGACGTCACGAAGAGACTCCCGGACGGGCGGCCCGGGGTACGGCTGACCGTGTCCGACGACGGCGAGAGCGGACGGGACGGCACCGGGCGGGACGGCAGCAGGCGGGACGGCAGCGGGCGGGACGGCTCGCGGCCGGGCGGCACCGAAGAAGACGGGACGGAGGGCGGCGCCGGGACGACGGCCGTGTGGCAGTCGCCTCTGTGA